A single genomic interval of Phocoenobacter uteri harbors:
- a CDS encoding acetate uptake transporter, translating into MNKQVSTNPGPLGLCGFALTTWLLSLINAGHFAGSNVGLVLAMGLAFGGTAQMIAGMFEFSKGNTFGFTAFTSYGAFWWSFALFKIFFATGVEASFVAWYLVAWGTFTLMMFVASLTKPRALQTIFALLTITFYLLAAGDFTGNHAISHIGGYFGYATALAAFYLAAAEMINESFGRTVLPVGAPK; encoded by the coding sequence ATGAACAAACAAGTATCAACAAATCCGGGTCCATTAGGACTTTGTGGTTTTGCTTTAACAACGTGGCTACTTAGCCTAATCAATGCGGGACATTTTGCAGGTTCAAATGTGGGCTTAGTACTAGCAATGGGATTAGCATTCGGCGGTACTGCACAAATGATCGCAGGTATGTTTGAATTTTCAAAAGGTAACACTTTTGGTTTCACTGCATTTACGAGCTATGGTGCATTCTGGTGGAGCTTCGCATTATTCAAAATCTTCTTTGCAACAGGCGTGGAAGCGTCATTCGTTGCTTGGTATTTAGTCGCTTGGGGTACATTCACCCTGATGATGTTCGTGGCTTCATTAACTAAACCTCGTGCATTGCAAACTATTTTTGCATTATTAACTATCACCTTCTACCTATTGGCAGCGGGCGATTTCACTGGAAATCACGCAATCAGCCATATCGGTGGTTACTTCGGTTATGCAACGGCATTAGCAGCATTCTACTTAGCAGCAGCAGAAATGATCAATGAAAGTTTTGGTCGTACTGTATTGCCAGTGGGTGCACCTAAGTAA
- the prfC gene encoding peptide chain release factor 3 has translation MSYPQQQVDKRRTFAIISHPDAGKTTITEKVLLYGQAIQTAGSVKGKGSAQHAKSDWMEMEKQRGISITTSVMQFPYNDCLVNLLDTPGHEDFSEDTYRTLTAVDSCLMVIDSAKGVEERTIKLMEVTRLRDTPIITFMNKCDRDIRDPLELLDEVEDVLKINCAPITWPIGCGKLFKGVYHLAKDETYLYQTGQGHKIQEVRVIKGLDNPELDATVGDDLASQLRDELELVLGASNEFDLDAFLKGELTPVYFGTALGNFGVNHFLDGLTEWAPAPQSRETDTRKVEAKEDKFSGFVFKIQANMDPKHRDRVAFMRIVSGKYEKGMKLKHVRIGKDVVISDALTFMAGDRSHADEAYAGDIIGLHNHGTIQIGDTFTQGELMKFTGIPNFAPELFRRIRLKDPLKQKQLLKGLVQLSEEGAVQVFRPLINNDLIVGAVGVLQFDVVVARLKAEYNVEAIYESVNVATARWVECDDVKKFEEFKRKNEQNLALDGGDNLTYIAPTMVNLNLAHERYPDVKFFQTREH, from the coding sequence ATGAGTTATCCACAACAACAAGTTGATAAAAGACGTACTTTTGCGATTATTTCGCACCCCGATGCAGGTAAAACCACTATCACAGAAAAAGTGTTACTTTACGGACAAGCCATTCAAACTGCTGGCTCAGTAAAAGGCAAAGGTTCTGCTCAGCACGCAAAATCAGACTGGATGGAAATGGAAAAACAACGTGGGATTTCCATTACTACCTCAGTAATGCAGTTCCCTTATAACGATTGCTTAGTCAATTTATTAGACACACCAGGACACGAAGACTTCTCGGAAGATACTTACCGCACGCTAACGGCGGTGGATAGCTGTTTAATGGTGATTGACTCAGCAAAAGGTGTTGAGGAACGAACCATTAAACTGATGGAAGTTACTCGCTTGCGTGATACGCCGATCATCACATTTATGAATAAATGTGACCGTGATATTCGTGATCCACTGGAATTATTAGACGAAGTTGAAGACGTTTTAAAAATCAACTGTGCACCGATCACTTGGCCTATCGGCTGTGGAAAACTCTTTAAAGGGGTTTATCACTTAGCCAAAGATGAAACTTATCTGTATCAAACAGGGCAAGGACATAAAATCCAAGAAGTCCGTGTAATTAAAGGCTTAGATAATCCTGAATTAGACGCAACCGTCGGTGATGATTTAGCCTCACAATTGCGTGATGAATTAGAATTAGTGTTAGGGGCAAGCAATGAATTTGACCTTGACGCATTCTTAAAAGGCGAATTGACCCCTGTTTACTTCGGAACGGCATTGGGTAACTTTGGTGTAAACCATTTCTTAGATGGCTTAACCGAATGGGCACCAGCACCGCAATCTCGTGAAACAGATACCCGTAAAGTTGAGGCAAAAGAAGATAAATTCAGTGGTTTTGTGTTTAAAATCCAAGCAAATATGGATCCAAAACACCGAGATCGTGTCGCATTTATGCGTATTGTTTCAGGTAAATATGAAAAAGGAATGAAATTAAAACACGTTCGTATCGGAAAAGATGTAGTGATTTCAGACGCTTTAACCTTTATGGCGGGGGATCGCTCCCACGCTGACGAGGCGTATGCGGGGGATATTATCGGCTTGCACAATCACGGCACAATCCAAATCGGCGACACCTTCACACAAGGCGAGCTGATGAAATTCACTGGCATTCCAAACTTCGCCCCTGAATTGTTCCGCCGTATCCGTTTAAAAGATCCATTAAAACAAAAACAACTGTTAAAAGGCTTAGTACAACTTTCAGAAGAAGGGGCGGTGCAAGTATTCCGTCCACTTATCAACAACGATTTAATCGTGGGTGCAGTGGGTGTGTTACAGTTTGATGTGGTTGTAGCTCGCTTAAAAGCGGAATATAACGTAGAGGCGATTTATGAAAGCGTAAACGTCGCAACCGCTCGTTGGGTTGAATGCGATGACGTGAAAAAATTTGAAGAATTCAAACGCAAAAATGAACAGAATTTAGCCCTAGACGGCGGTGATAACTTAACTTATATCGCCCCAACAATGGTGAATCTGAACCTTGCTCACGAACGCTATCCTGATGTGAAGTTCTTCCAAACAAGAGAGCATTAG
- the fdhE gene encoding formate dehydrogenase accessory protein FdhE, whose protein sequence is MGIKILSKDEIQKVAPSTHIPPLLFANPKTLYKQRAERLQSLAENNPMADYLSFVAKICEAQDQLLSHFSLQQEIILTAEKLANKPLDYKTWQRDPIWIKILQALLQHLKANANETILSTIEWLEKASDKELNELADQLLNQEFHYVSSDKAVFLWSALAFYWTQLVQNIPHNAMLENGQGLHTCPVCNSAPVSSVIHFGANQGLRYLHCALCETEWYMVRAKCSNCDQMDKLDYWSIDDEFASVRTESCRDCHTYLKVLYKEKEANVDAVADDLASIYLDIEMGEKELLRSGLNPFLFNSES, encoded by the coding sequence ATGGGTATTAAAATACTTTCAAAAGATGAAATTCAAAAAGTCGCACCTTCAACACATATCCCTCCGCTGCTTTTTGCTAATCCAAAAACGCTTTATAAACAACGAGCTGAGCGGTTACAAAGCTTAGCTGAAAATAATCCAATGGCGGATTATTTAAGTTTTGTTGCTAAAATTTGCGAAGCACAAGATCAGCTTTTAAGCCATTTCAGCTTGCAACAAGAAATCATATTAACCGCTGAGAAATTAGCGAATAAACCACTTGATTATAAGACTTGGCAACGTGATCCTATTTGGATAAAAATTTTACAGGCGTTGTTACAACACTTAAAAGCTAATGCTAATGAAACTATTTTAAGCACCATTGAATGGTTAGAAAAAGCCTCAGACAAAGAATTAAATGAATTGGCGGATCAACTTTTAAATCAAGAATTTCATTATGTGAGCAGTGATAAAGCGGTCTTTTTGTGGTCAGCCCTCGCTTTCTATTGGACACAACTTGTTCAAAATATTCCTCATAATGCAATGCTAGAAAATGGGCAAGGCTTACACACTTGCCCTGTTTGTAATTCAGCACCTGTATCAAGTGTTATTCACTTTGGTGCAAATCAAGGATTACGCTATTTACATTGTGCATTATGTGAAACCGAGTGGTATATGGTGCGTGCTAAATGTTCGAACTGTGATCAAATGGATAAATTAGATTATTGGAGCATTGACGATGAATTTGCTAGCGTTCGCACCGAAAGTTGTCGTGACTGTCACACTTATTTAAAGGTGCTATATAAAGAAAAAGAAGCCAATGTTGATGCCGTAGCAGATGATTTAGCCTCTATTTATTTAGACATTGAAATGGGTGAAAAAGAATTGCTACGCAGTGGTTTAAATCCATTTTTATTTAACTCAGAAAGTTAG
- a CDS encoding formate dehydrogenase subunit gamma: MNKLKLSDEQKIIRHKLPARLSHWLLVICFFTTGLSGLAFFFPDFAWLTEILGNPRIARFVHPFTGIIMFFAFINLCFIYWQHNIPERNDWVWLKNIKEVLKGNEHAVSDNGKYNLGQKMLFWTLILAMLTLLTTGIIMWRQYFSDNFPIPVIRIAILLHSFSAFMLFTGIMVHIYMAYWVKGSIRGMVEGWVTVRWARKHHPRWFREEVMPKLEQELAEKQQPKQ; the protein is encoded by the coding sequence ATGAATAAGCTAAAACTCTCTGATGAACAAAAAATCATTCGTCATAAACTGCCTGCTCGTTTAAGTCATTGGCTATTGGTAATCTGCTTTTTTACCACAGGCTTATCAGGTTTGGCATTTTTCTTCCCTGATTTTGCGTGGCTCACTGAAATTCTCGGCAATCCAAGAATTGCACGTTTTGTTCACCCATTCACGGGAATTATTATGTTTTTTGCCTTTATTAACCTTTGCTTTATTTATTGGCAGCATAATATCCCAGAACGAAATGACTGGGTGTGGCTTAAAAATATCAAGGAAGTACTAAAAGGCAACGAACACGCTGTGTCGGATAACGGCAAATATAATCTTGGGCAAAAAATGCTATTTTGGACGCTCATTTTAGCAATGTTAACCTTGCTTACAACAGGGATTATTATGTGGCGACAATATTTCTCAGATAATTTTCCGATACCCGTTATTCGAATTGCAATTTTATTACATTCATTTAGTGCCTTTATGCTTTTTACAGGCATTATGGTGCATATTTATATGGCATATTGGGTTAAAGGTTCAATTCGAGGAATGGTGGAAGGTTGGGTAACCGTACGTTGGGCGAGAAAGCATCACCCTCGTTGGTTTAGAGAAGAGGTTATGCCAAAATTGGAACAAGAATTGGCAGAGAAGCAGCAACCTAAGCAATAA
- a CDS encoding 1-acylglycerol-3-phosphate O-acyltransferase: protein MLKFLRIIVVVLLAIGICLIGSIYSLCRFKNPNNVHFIVKMLGWLHHFVGIKVILRPKNEFTQPAIYIANHQNNYDMVTISAMVQPNTVSVGKRSLLWIPFFGLLYWSSGNILIHRENHNSAIRTMSKVAKIIKENKISIWMFPEGTRSRGRGLLPFKRGAFHTAIAAGVPIVPVVCSNTHNKIDLNRWDNGYVICETLEPIDTANYSRENINELIQLCYDRMEAKIAELNSEVAELEKSA from the coding sequence ATGCTTAAATTTTTACGAATTATCGTCGTGGTTTTATTAGCGATTGGGATTTGTTTAATCGGCTCAATTTATTCATTGTGCCGTTTTAAAAACCCGAATAATGTACATTTTATTGTAAAAATGCTGGGTTGGTTACATCATTTTGTGGGGATTAAAGTGATTCTTCGCCCTAAAAATGAATTTACCCAACCTGCTATTTATATTGCAAATCATCAAAACAACTACGATATGGTTACCATCTCCGCCATGGTACAACCGAATACGGTCAGCGTGGGTAAACGTAGCCTTCTATGGATTCCATTTTTTGGTTTACTTTATTGGAGTAGCGGTAATATTTTGATTCATCGTGAAAATCACAATAGTGCGATTAGAACAATGAGCAAAGTAGCGAAAATCATTAAAGAGAACAAAATCTCAATTTGGATGTTCCCAGAAGGGACGCGTAGTCGTGGACGTGGTTTACTTCCATTTAAACGTGGGGCGTTTCATACCGCCATCGCAGCTGGTGTGCCAATCGTCCCAGTGGTATGTTCTAACACTCACAACAAAATAGATTTAAACCGTTGGGATAATGGTTATGTGATTTGTGAAACCTTAGAACCTATTGATACAGCGAACTATTCTCGTGAGAATATCAATGAGTTAATCCAACTTTGTTATGACAGAATGGAAGCAAAAATTGCAGAGCTGAATAGCGAAGTGGCAGAGTTAGAAAAATCTGCTTAA
- the fdxH gene encoding formate dehydrogenase subunit beta, with amino-acid sequence MSTVQSQDIIRVSANSVLTPSPQARNHQLEVAKLIDVSVCTGCKACQVACSEWNNLRTPPQECVGTYDNPRDMNAEQWTVMKFSEVEQNDRLEWLIRKDGCMHCSEPGCLKACPSPGAIVQYANGIVDFQSDKCIGCGYCMAGCPFGVPKMNDKDNRVYKCTLCIDRVTVGQEPACVKTCPTGAIHFGTKKDMIEYAQTRIADLKSRGYKNAGLYNPKGVGGTHVMYILHHADQPELYAGLPKNPHIDPTVKIWKDFLKPVAAVALGGIALAEIAHYIAVGPNTEEFDEHDETHSEENKGGKDE; translated from the coding sequence ATGAGTACAGTTCAATCTCAAGATATTATTCGCGTTTCAGCAAATTCTGTGTTGACCCCTTCACCACAGGCAAGAAATCATCAGCTTGAAGTGGCGAAATTGATAGATGTAAGTGTTTGCACCGGCTGTAAAGCGTGCCAAGTGGCGTGTTCAGAATGGAATAACTTACGCACCCCGCCTCAAGAGTGTGTGGGAACTTATGATAACCCACGTGATATGAATGCGGAACAATGGACGGTAATGAAATTCAGTGAAGTGGAACAAAATGACCGCTTAGAATGGTTAATTCGTAAAGACGGTTGTATGCACTGTTCAGAACCGGGGTGTTTAAAAGCGTGTCCATCACCTGGGGCAATCGTGCAATATGCTAATGGTATTGTGGATTTTCAATCGGATAAATGTATCGGCTGTGGTTATTGTATGGCGGGCTGTCCTTTTGGCGTGCCGAAAATGAATGACAAAGACAATCGCGTGTATAAATGTACGCTTTGTATTGATCGTGTTACTGTCGGACAAGAACCTGCGTGCGTAAAAACCTGTCCAACGGGTGCCATTCATTTTGGTACGAAGAAAGATATGATCGAATATGCTCAAACTCGCATTGCCGATCTAAAATCTCGTGGCTACAAGAATGCCGGATTATATAATCCAAAAGGGGTGGGCGGAACACACGTGATGTATATTTTACACCACGCAGATCAACCAGAACTTTATGCAGGGTTACCAAAAAATCCGCATATCGATCCAACGGTTAAAATCTGGAAAGATTTCTTAAAACCTGTTGCAGCGGTAGCATTAGGGGGGATTGCACTGGCAGAAATCGCCCACTATATTGCGGTAGGTCCAAACACCGAAGAATTTGATGAACACGATGAAACACACAGTGAAGAAAATAAAGGGGGCAAAGATGAATAA